In Camelina sativa cultivar DH55 chromosome 16, Cs, whole genome shotgun sequence, a single window of DNA contains:
- the LOC104751543 gene encoding psbP domain-containing protein 3, chloroplastic — MAAISPWFSSPLSFSNPRVSKTITDSRRCSSISAAISVLDRTNEEEHRISSRDHVGMKRREVMLQIASSVFFLPLAVSPSFAETNASETFRVYTDEVNKYEISIPQDWQVGQAEPNGFKSITAFYPQETSTSNVSVAITGLGPDFTRMESFGKVEAFAETLVSGLDRSWQKPAGVTAKLIDSRSSKGFYYIEYTLQNPGEARKYLYAAIGMATNGWYNRLYTVTGQFTDEEYAEQSSKIQKTVKSFKFI; from the exons ATGGCAGCGATTTCTCCATGGTTTTCTTCTCCGCTGAGCTTTTCGAATCCCCGCGTTTCTAAGACCATTACAG ATTCCAGAAGATGTTCATCAATTTCTGCGGCAATCTCTGTGCTAGACAGAACCAACGAGGAAGAACATCGGATTTC gTCTAGAGATCATGTTGggatgaaaagaagagaagtcaTGTTACAGAtagcttcctctgtttttttccttcctttggCCGTTTCACCTTCATTTGCTGAGACAA ATGCATCAGAAACTTTCCGTGTGTACACAGATGAGGTGAACAAATACGAGATATCAATCCCTCAAG ATTGGCAAGTCGGGCAAGCAGAACCTAATGGATTCAAGTCAATCACAGCTTTTTACCCTCAAGAAACTTCAACTTCCAATG TGAGCGTAGCGATCACTGGACTAGGTCCGGACTTCACCAGGATGGAATCTTTTGGAAAGGTTGAAGCTTTCGCCGAAACATTG GTCAGTGGATTGGATAGAAGCTGGCAAAAGCCAGCAGGAGTGACTGCAAAACTAATCGATAGCAGATCATCTAAGG GATTCTATTACATCGAGTACACATTACAAAACCCTGGGGAAGCTCGTAAGTATTTGTACGCTGCAATAGGAATGGCAACAAACGGTTGGTACAACCGTTTATACACTGTAACAGGACAA TTTACAGATGAAGAATATGCTGAACAAAGCTCCAAGATTCAGAAG ACAGTCAAGTCTTTCAAATTCATATGA
- the LOC104751541 gene encoding increased DNA methylation 3 — protein MNTENNQTTTTLSKVISHVFVTGTAKQGSLGPPIGLVDIGVSEAAYIFRVSLPGIEKNQNKIKCEIQREGRVCIQGVVPEIAIPSETGYLYRMQVQQLCPPGPFSITFNLPGQVDPRLFSPTFRSDGILEVVVVKLGVRVPTS, from the exons ATGAACACTGAGAATAATCAAACTACTACAACTCTCTCGAAAGTGATCTCTCATGTTTTTGTCACTGGTACTGCTAAGCAAGGCTCTCTTGGTCCACCCATCGGTCTTGTCGATATTGGCGTTAGCGAAGCTGCCTACATCTTCAGAGTCTCTCTCCCTGGcattgagaaaaatcaaa ATAAGATCAAATGTGAGATTCAGAGGGAGGGAAGAGTATGCATCCAAGGAGTAGTGCCTGAGATTGCGATTCCAAGTGAAACCGGATACTTGTACAGAATGCAGGTTCAACAGCTCTGCCCTCCTGGTCCATTCTCAATCACGTTTAACCTTCCTGGACAAGTGGATCCTCGTTTGTTTTCTCCAACGTTTAGATCTGATGGGATCTTGGAAGTTGTTGTCGTCAAGCTCGGAGTGCGCGTCCCAACTTCATAG
- the LOC104753877 gene encoding probable RNA-binding protein ARP1, which translates to MAYQSVPGSGFHYLNSPFGDTTFTKVFVGGLAWETQSETLRRHFEQYGEILEAVVIADKNTGRSKGYGFVTFRDPEAARRACVDPTPIIDGRRANCNLASLGRPRPPLPYALIPSMPGQCLPPAGLYGPYMGQQYLQVYGVPGAVNSPVYQYGQLSQTIPSGQGYTAVQGYSVPGSHVLQLGGPTVSAMTTSSMSALQAPYPSGIPGPAPVQSHIIVHSPQFMQSSGSDQTTSYS; encoded by the exons ATGGCGTACCAGTCAGTTCCGGGTTCTGGGTTTCACTACTTGAATTCTCCTTTTGGTGATACAACTTTCACAAAGGTATTCGTCGGTGGACTTGCTTGGGAGACTCAAAGTGAAACCCTTCGTCGCCATTTCGAACAGTACGGTGAAATCCTTGAAGCTGTTGTCATTGCTGATAAGAACACTGGCCGATCCAAAGGATATGGCTTT GTGACTTTCCGAGATCCAGAAGCTGCTAGGAGAGCTTGTGTTGACCCAACTCCCATTATTGATGGTAGACGTGCAAACTGTAATCTTGCTTCCCTTGGGAGACCTCGCCCTCCATTGCCCTATGCATTGATACCTAGTATGCCTGGTCAGTGTCTTCCACCTGCA ggtttatatggTCCATACATGGGTCAGCAGTACCTTCAGGTCTATGGAGTACCTGGGGCAGTGAATTCACCCGTTTATCAATATGGGCAATTAAGTCAGACTATTCCCAGTGGCCAGGGTTATACAGCAGTTCAAGGGTATTCAGTTCCAGGAAGCCATGTTCTGCAGCTTGGTGGACCTACTGTCAGTGCGATGACCACTTCATCTATGTCTGCTCTTCAAGCTCCATACCCTTCAG GTATACCAGGCCCTGCTCCTGTACAGTCGCATATCATTGTCCACTCCCCTCAATTTATGCAGAGTAGTGGTTCTGACCAAACAACAAG TTATTCTTGA
- the LOC104753876 gene encoding short-chain dehydrogenase/reductase family 42E member 1-like has protein sequence MIRTHRIEEVNVEGTRNVLETCVKKGITRLVYLSTNGVVFGGKEIENGDETLPYLPSNYYVSSYDRTKSIAEQLVLENNGRIVENGHGSLLSTCAIRCPIVYGPAEEKYLDRIISYARLGLFLFKIGDTSSKTDWIYVDNIVYALMLATTDLLNEHPRAAGKAYFVSDDNPINFFEVLRPLLKNLDYDLPNSSLSISFVVLLGKIEVGVTHYYSIGKAKEELGYEPTTQPEEAMTKTISYFKDKKRREVDGPSIYAWTFCVIGLPSIISVAWLPDIGPIPFFRVIAMFIFRSMLVLRIASGIVVTAHVSEAVYALWLARRVDPKNAKAWFWRTLLLATFSLRLLLKRAKEVKQSTLREGLLTNSGSSIA, from the exons ATGATTAGGACTCATCGGATCGAGGAAGTCAACGTGGAAGGGACGCGAAATGTATTGGAAACCTGTGTGAAGAAAGGGATCACGAGGTTAGTGTATTTGAGCACGAACGGTGTCGTTTTTGGTGGAAAAGAGATTGAGAATGGAGATGAAACTCTACCTTACCTACCTTCCAACTACTACGTCAGTTCATATGATCGGACAAAATCTATTGCCGAACAGTTGGTTCTAGAGAACAACGGTCGTATTGTTGA GAATGGACATGGAAGTCTTTTATCTACGTGTGCGATTCGTTGCCCGATAGTTTATGGACCGGCTGAAGAGAAGTATCTTGATAGGATAATATCTTATGCAAGATTGGGTTTATTCCTCTTCAAAATCGGCGATACAAGCTCAAAAACCGATTGGATTTATGTGGATAACATTGTATACGCGCTCATGTTGGCAACCACCGATTTACTCAATGAACACCCGAGAGCCGCAGGGAAGGCCTACTTTGTTTCTGATG ATAATCCAATAAACTTTTTTGAAGTTCTTCGGCCACTTTTGAAGAATCTTGATTATGATCTTCCAAATTCATCGCTATCTATTTCGTTTGTGGTTTTACTCGGAAAAATAG AGGTTGGGGTGACTCATTACTACTCAATCGGTAAAGCCAAGGAGGAACTCGGGTACGAGCCCACAACACAACCTGAAGAAGCCATGACCAAAAccatttcatattttaaagaCAAGAAAAGGAGGGAGGTCGATGGTCCAAGCATTTACGCATGGACTTTCTGTGTGATCGGTTTGCCTAGCATTATATCAGTGGCATGGCTACCGGACATTGGACCCATACCATTCTTTCGAGTCATTGCGATGTTTATCTTTAGGTCGATGTTGGTATTACGGATAGCATCGGGGATTGTGGTGACAGCGCACGTGAGTGAAGCAGTGTATGCGTTATGGCTGGCTCGGAGAGTGGATCCCAAGAATGCAAAGGCTTGGTTTTGGCGGACGTTACTTCTGGCTACTTTCTCGCTTCGGTTACTTTTGAAAAGAGCCAAGGAAGTAAAACAATCAACATTAAGAGAAGGTCTTCTAACCAATTCGGGGTCGTCTATTGCTTGA
- the LOC104751540 gene encoding probable inorganic phosphate transporter 1-9 — protein MPALRVLSSLDAARIQWYHFKAIIVAGMGLFTDAYDLFCIAPIMKMISQIYYHKDSIGTALLSTSYAIALLGTALGQIIFGYLGDRVGRRKVYGLCLLIMVFSSFGCGFSVCTTRRSCVMVSLGFFRFVLGLGIGGDYPLSATIMSEFANKRTRGAFIAAVFSMQGLGILMSSAVTMVVCVVFKNVAGEGSLEQTNAAGSETLAPAESDIAWRLILMIGAIPAALTFYWRMLMPETARYTALVENNVVQAAKDMQRVMSVSMTQIDEDSSLELQQSPRSSYKLFSRRFLSLHGCDLFAASANWFLVDVVFYTSNLLLSQIFNFSNKSINSTSVYDSAFEVAKVAAIVAACSTIPGYWFTVYFIDRIGRVQIQMMGFFLMAVVYLVAGIPYSWYWSKHEKTNKGFMVLYGLIFFFSNFGPNTTTFIIPAELFPARFRSTCHGISGAAGKFGAIVGTVGFLWATKHHEDDVFLDVKRVRIAFLILGGVCIAGMIVTYFFTRETMGRSLEENEDEIGCTTSAESSSANVLFPR, from the exons ATGCCAGCGCTAAGAGTGTTATCGTCGTTAGATGCGGCTAGGATACAATGGTACCATTTCAAGGCGATAATAGTCGCCGGGATGGGACTTTTCACCGACGCTTACGATCTTTTCTGTATTGCTCCGATCATGAAAATGATAAGTCAAATCTATTACCACAAAGACTCGATCGGAACCGCTCTTCTCTCAACTTCTTACGCCATCGCTCTTCTCGGCACAGCCTTAGGTCAGATCATCTTCGGGTACTTAGGTGACCGAGTCGGACGTCGTAAAGTCTACGGACTTTGTCTCTTAATCATGGTCTTCAGCTCCTTTGGTTGTGGCTTCTCTGTTTGCACCACTCGACGTTCTTGCGTTATGGTCAGTCTTGGATTCTTTAGATTCGTTCTTGGACTCGGGATCGGTGGAGATTACCCTCTCTCCGCCACGATTATGTCGGAGTTCGCTAATAAAAGGACGCGTGGAGCTTTCATTGCGGCCGTGTTCTCGATGCAGGGGTTAGGGATCTTGATGAGCTCTGCCGTGACCATGGTTGTGTGTGTGGTGTTCAAGAACGTCGCCGGAGAGGGGAGTTTGGAACAGACGAACGCGGCGGGATCAGAGACTTTGGCCCCGGCAGAATCGGATATAGCGTGGAGGTTGATTCTTATGATCGGAGCTATTCCTGCCGCGTTGACGTTTTACTGGCGAATGCTCATGCCTGAAACTGCCAG ATACACAGCATTGGTGGAGAACAATGTAGTCCAAGCAGCAAAAGACATGCAACGAGTCATGTCCGTATCCATGACTCAAATCGACGAGGATTCATCGCTGGAACTACAACAATCGCCACGGTCTTCCTACAAACTCTTCTCACGCCGTTTCCTCAGCCTCCATGGATGTGACCTCTTCGCAGCCTCAGCCAATTGGTTCCTAGTTGACGTCGTCTTCTACACAAGCAATCTCCTCCTCTCTCAGATCTTCAACTTCTCCAACAAATCAATCAACTCTACAAGCGTCTACGATTCCGCCTTTGAAGTAGCTAAGGTCGCAGCCATCGTGGCCGCTTGCTCCACAATCCCCGGCTACTGGTTCACCGTCTATTTCATCGATAGAATCGGTCGAGTCCAGATTCAGATGATGGGGTTTTTCCTCATGGCCGTTGTTTACTTAGTCGCTGGGATCCCGTACAGTTGGTATTGGTCCAAACACGAGAAGACTAATAAAGGCTTTATGGTTCTCTACggattgatcttcttctttagcaACTTTGGTCCTAACACGACGACGTTTATTATCCCGGCGGAACTTTTTCCGGCAAGGTTTAGGTCCACGTGCCACGGGATATCTGGAGCAGCAGGGAAGTTTGGGGCTATCGTTGGCACTGTTGGTTTCTTGTGGGCCACGAAACACCATGAGGATGACGTTTTCTTGGACGTGAAACGTGTTAGAATCGCGTTTTTGATCCTTGGTGGCGTTTGTATCGCCGGAATGATCGTGACGTACTTCTTCACTCGTGAAACTATGGGGAGATCGTTAGAAGAGAACGAAGACGAGATCGGTTGTACCACGTCAGCTGAATCATCTTCTGCCAATGTTCTATTTCCAAGATAG